In Asanoa sp. WMMD1127, one genomic interval encodes:
- a CDS encoding ATP-binding protein — translation MSDVRRPGGHTAEVDYSEAGDLAAVRAFVRTRAEAHGLAPDRADLLVLAVSELATNTLQHGTGGGRVTVWARDGQLVCEVLDQGPARDFGRAMPPADAVRGRGLAIVERVCDDVSSTTGAHGTVVRLGLTL, via the coding sequence ATGTCTGACGTGCGCCGGCCCGGCGGGCACACCGCCGAGGTCGACTATTCCGAGGCCGGCGATCTGGCGGCGGTGCGGGCGTTCGTACGGACCCGGGCGGAGGCGCACGGGCTCGCGCCGGACCGGGCGGATCTCCTGGTGCTGGCGGTCAGCGAGCTCGCGACCAACACGTTGCAGCACGGCACCGGTGGCGGCCGGGTCACGGTGTGGGCGCGCGACGGGCAGCTCGTGTGCGAGGTCCTCGACCAGGGCCCGGCGCGGGACTTCGGCCGCGCGATGCCGCCGGCCGACGCCGTTCGGGGGCGCGGGCTGGCGATCGTGGAGCGGGTGTGCGACGACGTGTCGTCGACGACCGGGGCGCACGGGACCGTGGTGCGGCTCGGCCTCACCCTGTGA
- a CDS encoding STAS domain-containing protein: protein MQFETRTFAEPGRTVVAVSGECDLTVRDQFTSVLVGAVDQAAVVVVDLADLRFMDSSGVHGLVVGHHAARDKGRRLYVVNAAGEVARVLALTGLADLLRPPLDGRVGVEDV, encoded by the coding sequence ATGCAGTTCGAGACGCGGACGTTCGCCGAACCCGGCCGGACGGTCGTGGCGGTCTCCGGCGAGTGCGACCTGACCGTTCGTGACCAGTTCACGTCGGTGCTCGTGGGCGCCGTCGACCAGGCCGCCGTCGTGGTCGTCGACCTGGCCGACCTGCGGTTCATGGACTCCAGCGGCGTACACGGCCTGGTGGTCGGGCATCACGCCGCCCGTGACAAAGGGCGCCGACTCTATGTCGTCAACGCGGCGGGCGAGGTGGCCCGCGTGCTGGCGCTGACGGGGCTCGCCGACCTGCTGCGGCCGCCGCTCGACGGCCGCGTCGGGGTGGAGGATGTCTGA
- a CDS encoding DUF1540 domain-containing protein — MRTLLQMPAVRECAATACSFNDGGCHAPAVTVASAGDAASCATFVESSVRGGIADVTGTVGACARTDCVHNKKLACTAESVRVGPGATTSDCLTYQPA, encoded by the coding sequence ATGAGAACTCTTCTGCAGATGCCCGCCGTCCGTGAATGCGCCGCCACGGCGTGCAGCTTCAACGACGGAGGGTGTCACGCGCCGGCCGTGACCGTCGCCTCCGCCGGCGACGCGGCGTCGTGCGCGACATTCGTCGAGTCGTCGGTGCGCGGCGGCATCGCCGACGTCACCGGCACCGTCGGTGCGTGCGCGCGCACTGACTGTGTCCACAACAAGAAGCTGGCCTGCACCGCGGAGTCGGTCCGCGTCGGCCCCGGCGCCACGACGAGCGACTGCCTGACATACCAGCCCGCCTGA
- a CDS encoding MFS transporter: MFGDALPRRPEARRLLAATLFSATGRGLTLPFMFIYLTKVRDVPASTAGLIIAWMAVCALVIGPVGGWAVDRFGARRIVLPMLLVEAVGVGSVGFAHTHWQALLSVTLIGAGGGVIWAANTTILSSVTDGLERQKTFGLNFALLNLGIGTGTVIAGAIVDLDRPGTFQVIYLIDAALYLVPFVNLLTMPGVGRRLAPATTDDQATRLRQPGYREVFAHRGFRRLLAFSIVLTISGYAQIEVGFTAFAIDVAQVGPQTVAYAFTANTLVIVLAQLFVVRVIQGRSRTILLSVVGVIMAASWLILGVAGAIDGRHAAASAVAVIACAAVFAVGETLLSPINPTLLNALANDELRGRFNALGSMVWGASGIVGPITAAPLIGGGHSSIWLALTVAGCLTAAVLAASLRKVITAEQDGRTAAAGPAEVGDDDAVRVAVER; encoded by the coding sequence ATGTTCGGTGATGCTCTTCCCCGTCGGCCCGAGGCGCGCCGGCTGCTGGCGGCGACCCTGTTCTCGGCCACCGGACGCGGCCTGACGTTGCCGTTCATGTTCATCTACCTGACGAAGGTCAGGGACGTGCCGGCCAGCACGGCGGGCCTGATCATCGCCTGGATGGCCGTGTGCGCGCTGGTGATCGGGCCGGTGGGCGGCTGGGCGGTCGACCGGTTCGGCGCACGCCGGATCGTCCTGCCGATGCTGCTCGTCGAGGCCGTCGGCGTGGGCAGCGTCGGCTTCGCCCACACGCACTGGCAGGCGCTCCTGTCCGTCACGCTGATCGGCGCCGGCGGCGGCGTGATCTGGGCGGCCAACACGACGATCCTGTCGTCGGTGACCGACGGCCTCGAACGGCAGAAGACGTTCGGCCTCAACTTCGCGCTGCTCAACCTCGGCATCGGCACCGGCACGGTGATCGCGGGCGCGATCGTCGACCTCGACCGGCCCGGCACGTTCCAGGTCATCTACCTGATCGACGCGGCGCTCTACCTGGTGCCGTTCGTCAACCTCCTGACGATGCCCGGCGTCGGGCGGCGGCTCGCCCCGGCCACGACCGACGACCAGGCGACGCGACTACGCCAGCCCGGCTACCGCGAGGTGTTCGCCCACCGTGGTTTTCGCCGGCTGCTGGCCTTCAGCATCGTGCTCACGATCAGCGGCTACGCCCAGATCGAGGTCGGCTTCACCGCTTTCGCGATCGACGTGGCGCAGGTCGGCCCACAAACGGTGGCCTACGCGTTCACCGCCAACACGCTCGTCATCGTGCTGGCCCAGTTGTTCGTCGTGCGGGTGATCCAGGGCCGCAGCCGCACGATCCTGCTGTCCGTGGTCGGCGTCATCATGGCCGCGTCGTGGCTGATCCTCGGCGTGGCCGGCGCGATCGACGGCCGGCACGCGGCCGCGTCGGCCGTGGCGGTGATCGCCTGCGCCGCGGTGTTCGCGGTCGGCGAGACGCTGCTGTCGCCGATCAACCCGACCCTGCTCAACGCGCTGGCCAACGACGAGCTACGCGGCCGGTTCAATGCGCTCGGCTCGATGGTCTGGGGCGCCAGCGGCATCGTCGGCCCGATCACCGCGGCGCCGCTGATCGGCGGCGGCCACAGCTCGATCTGGCTGGCCCTCACGGTGGCCGGCTGTCTGACGGCGGCGGTGCTGGCGGCCTCGCTGCGCAAGGTGATCACCGCCGAGCAGGACGGGCGCACCGCAGCCGCCGGCCCGGCCGAGGTGGGCGACGACGACGCTGTCCGGGTGGCAGTCGAGCGGTGA
- a CDS encoding SpoIIE family protein phosphatase: protein MAPSGAGSTRVDQEEITSVVRELLAAVPPGCSWLLPVTNADGDVADFVVAAVSDDGADLHRRGSSRVGQPLSQLYPSMVDGPLWDLYRRVLSTGRPMDGVDFRYAERRAGVVADAAFEVSVYRVLGGLLVRWQRVDEARQRLERTELLGRLGWAEYDLATGRSDWSPGMFRIFERDPSAGPLSRAEQGAAMLAEDRGVAETAWQTLDSGTASDVTVRFRVGAAIKHLRILSDVVRDGEGTPLKINAVVQDVTARENTRSAIELLTDQLRRRETTAVAEHRLAAQLQNLIQPVPRQPLRIGNLRAMVTYLPAESAMNVGGDWYHAAALADGPVVLAVGDVAGHGLQAANGMAHLRFSLIAWLSIGIHDPGRLLGHLNRLCAQLKITATALVAVYDPAGSTLTWSRAGHMPPMLGRAGTAHDLGGPAQLLLGAEDTTLYSSASVPLRADDLVLLYTDGLVERRDGGTAGRVEELRQALSDVSGRAEATRLDGLREVLQVASPDDDTCALTVEILPPDVTG from the coding sequence ATGGCACCCAGCGGCGCCGGCTCGACGCGGGTCGACCAGGAGGAGATCACCTCGGTCGTCCGCGAGCTGCTGGCCGCCGTACCCCCGGGGTGTTCGTGGCTTCTGCCCGTGACGAACGCCGACGGCGACGTGGCCGACTTCGTCGTGGCGGCGGTCAGCGACGACGGCGCGGACCTGCACCGCCGCGGTTCGAGCCGGGTCGGCCAGCCGTTGAGCCAGCTCTACCCGAGCATGGTCGACGGGCCGCTGTGGGACCTCTACCGGCGCGTCCTTTCCACCGGCAGACCGATGGACGGCGTGGACTTCCGCTACGCGGAGCGGCGGGCCGGTGTCGTCGCCGACGCGGCGTTCGAGGTCAGCGTCTATCGCGTGCTGGGCGGGCTGCTGGTCCGGTGGCAGCGGGTCGACGAGGCCCGGCAGCGGCTCGAGCGCACGGAGCTGCTGGGGCGGCTCGGCTGGGCCGAGTACGACCTGGCCACCGGGCGCAGCGACTGGTCACCGGGCATGTTCCGGATCTTCGAGCGCGACCCGTCGGCCGGTCCGCTGTCGCGGGCGGAGCAGGGCGCCGCGATGCTGGCGGAGGACCGCGGCGTCGCCGAGACCGCCTGGCAGACGCTCGACAGCGGCACGGCGTCCGACGTGACGGTCCGGTTCCGGGTCGGCGCCGCGATCAAGCACCTGCGGATCCTCTCCGACGTCGTCCGCGACGGCGAGGGGACGCCGCTGAAGATCAACGCGGTCGTGCAGGACGTCACCGCCCGCGAGAACACCCGCTCGGCGATCGAGCTGCTGACCGACCAGCTGCGCCGGCGCGAGACGACCGCCGTGGCCGAGCACCGACTCGCCGCCCAGTTGCAGAACCTCATCCAACCGGTGCCACGCCAGCCGTTGCGGATCGGCAATTTGCGGGCGATGGTGACCTACCTGCCGGCGGAGAGCGCGATGAACGTCGGCGGCGACTGGTACCACGCCGCCGCGCTCGCCGACGGTCCCGTGGTGCTCGCCGTCGGCGACGTCGCCGGCCACGGCCTGCAGGCGGCCAACGGCATGGCCCACCTGCGGTTCTCGTTGATCGCCTGGCTCTCGATCGGGATCCACGATCCGGGCAGGCTGCTCGGCCACCTCAACCGGCTCTGCGCCCAACTCAAGATCACCGCCACGGCGCTGGTCGCGGTGTACGACCCCGCGGGCTCGACCCTGACCTGGTCGCGGGCCGGGCACATGCCGCCGATGCTCGGCCGGGCCGGCACGGCGCACGACCTCGGTGGGCCGGCCCAGCTCCTCCTGGGCGCCGAGGACACCACGCTCTATTCGAGCGCCTCGGTGCCGCTGCGGGCCGACGACCTGGTGCTGCTCTACACCGACGGGCTGGTCGAACGGCGCGACGGTGGCACGGCCGGCCGGGTCGAGGAGCTGCGGCAGGCGCTGTCGGACGTGTCCGGTCGCGCCGAGGCCACGCGGCTCGACGGGCTGCGCGAGGTGCTCCAGGTCGCGAGCCCCGACGACGACACCTGCGCGCTCACGGTGGAGATCCTCCCGCCCGACGTCACAGGGTGA
- a CDS encoding phosphatase PAP2 family protein, translating into MRERRWRSAAAWFAAFAVFTTLLAGGAFLDLDVAVRDWSDAHRPESAFHVAKALYFLGSANLIAAILLVAAVLLGLRDRTVRPALLVVGTAAVSYAVVVPLKIWTDRSAPHAPWPRAVDLFAHDAGWSYPSGHVVNTLIWYPVLLLLVELTLRRTLPAGIRRAVLLGPVLIVFAAVTYLGYHWVTDCVAGVFLGAALRGLLPLDDARGQLRKPSDARFRPRQLIR; encoded by the coding sequence ATGCGCGAGCGGCGGTGGCGGTCGGCGGCGGCCTGGTTCGCCGCTTTCGCGGTGTTCACCACACTGCTGGCGGGCGGCGCGTTCCTCGACCTCGACGTCGCCGTCCGCGACTGGAGCGACGCGCACCGGCCCGAGTCGGCGTTCCACGTCGCCAAGGCCCTCTACTTCCTGGGCTCGGCCAACCTCATCGCCGCGATCCTGCTGGTGGCGGCGGTGCTGCTGGGTCTTCGGGACCGCACGGTGCGGCCCGCCCTGCTGGTCGTGGGCACCGCGGCCGTCAGCTACGCGGTGGTCGTACCCCTGAAGATCTGGACCGACCGGTCCGCGCCGCACGCGCCGTGGCCACGGGCGGTCGACCTGTTCGCCCACGACGCGGGCTGGTCCTACCCGTCCGGGCACGTCGTCAACACGCTGATCTGGTACCCGGTCCTGCTGCTGCTCGTCGAGCTGACCCTGCGCCGCACGCTGCCCGCGGGGATCCGGCGGGCCGTGCTGCTGGGCCCGGTGCTGATCGTCTTCGCCGCGGTGACCTATCTCGGCTACCACTGGGTCACCGACTGCGTGGCCGGCGTGTTCCTCGGCGCCGCGCTGCGCGGCCTCCTGCCGCTCGACGACGCCCGCGGGCAGCTGCGGAAACCGTCGGACGCCCGCTTTCGCCCTCGGCAGCTGATTCGGTAG